Proteins encoded by one window of Geobacter sp. DSM 9736:
- the csgH gene encoding curli-like amyloid fiber formation chaperone CsgH: MTKIRKMVVAGALTALAAAGKAQAADCSAWFMVERDADAARIHAYCSCPEPGPVEYRIETTTGTPAGTSSDAASGSHELGSGTPAKLATVTVKGEPGGYYDVLLEVFREGKRVARAREAGGSRTQ; the protein is encoded by the coding sequence ATGACAAAGATCAGGAAGATGGTTGTAGCAGGAGCTCTGACGGCACTGGCAGCGGCTGGAAAAGCGCAGGCCGCGGATTGTTCGGCATGGTTCATGGTGGAGCGCGACGCAGATGCTGCAAGGATTCATGCCTACTGCAGCTGCCCGGAGCCGGGGCCGGTGGAGTACAGGATAGAGACCACCACAGGAACCCCTGCCGGCACATCCTCCGATGCCGCGTCCGGAAGCCATGAACTGGGTTCCGGCACCCCCGCCAAATTAGCCACCGTGACGGTCAAAGGGGAACCGGGCGGGTACTACGACGTTCTTTTGGAGGTGTTCCGGGAAGGAAAGCGTGTGGCACGGGCACGGGAAGCGGGAGGGAGCAGGACCCAGTGA